The genomic region TACTTCCCAGATACAAGAAGATTCCAAGTATCTCAGAAACAGGAGCTTTATTTCACGATATGCAATTTTATTTATCACATAGTCACATGACATTTTACCTGAATTTTGAATCCAAATCCATTTACATAATATGGCTTGTTTAGGAATACACTTGATCTCATTACTGAGCATTTTTGTATTACGCAAGGATACCATTTCACATCTACCACGATCCATGAAGAAAACTAACATTTTCTCCTCACTAATAAGCTTCATCACTTTTGATCGGTACCACTTCAAGGTGTTTTTAGATTTTGTCAAGCATTCCAGTCCTTCTTGAATATTTTCTACTGCAATCAAACGGTTTCTCTTTGCTTCTTTGGCAACCATTACATTTAAATCCGAAAATGTTTGCCTATTTCTCATTAATTTTACATGGAAatttctacattttgaaatatgAATTATTTCTGCCATTTCTAGTTGTCCAGGATTTAGCTCTTGGTTAGGGATTTTAGAGAGGATTTCAGAGTTGTTTCTAGTCTCAACAGCCTCATATTTGTTATGAACTCTAGAGTTCTTTCTTAGTTCTGCATTTGTGACTGGAATGTCTTGTTCTGTATTAGTTTCCATATTTAGCATTGGTGTGTTCTGTAATCCTGAGCTGTCATGTCTCTGCATTAACTCATTAACCACAGACTTTCCATCACAAATTATATCTACCTCCCACTGTTGTTCATATTGTTGCAAAAATACACAAGTAATTTGTTTATTATTTACTTTTCTGGAAAAGTAGAACATATCATTGCTGCTCCAGCTTCTATCAGGATGAGTACTTTTTACTCTACTAAGGAAACAATGGATACTGAACCTTGGCAAAGTTACGAACTTTCCTTGAATTTTGTAGATTTTTGATGGACTCACAACTGCTGTATTACCATAGTCAATGAATTCTACCTCATAGGATTTTCCTGATCTAACTGTTTTAATAACTGCTCTATATAAGAAACAATCAATTACATATTCTGCTAAAACAAGATCCCCTGCCACAAGTTCATTCAGGTAATTTTCATGGTCTACATTTATTTTTCCTTCATTTAGTTCTTCTGCAAGTTGAATGATTACGTTTTCATCCTCTGCGAGCTGAATATAGAAACTAGATGGGCTATTTATATTGGAAATGTACCCTGCTAACTGAGAATTCAGCTCAATGTTACGTGGAGGAAGATTGATATATTTGGGTCTACTTACCCTACCTTCTTGTTGACCTGTATAATTTAGTTTGTTGGTGCAAAATTCAGTCATAATATTTACAGGTATTTCCTGCAAATTGAAAACAGGGCAAAGTAGAGATTCAGGAGTAAATATTCcatctgcatttttttctttgtgttcCAAAGATATATTCATAACATTTTTACAAACTGGCTCTTTATTGCCATGGAATGTTGGTAGTGTAAAGGGCATACTGCACAATTTTTGTGGAACAAGCACAGTTTGTTCTTTATCTTCAAAAGCCTCTTGAACACCAGTCTGAAAAGATATATCATGTACTTCaggttttatttcagttttcaaggCAATTCTCTCAATATTTTTATCTTTTGTTTCATTACCTTCATCAGGTTTTACTTTGTGCACCTCCCTACTATTTTCAGCAGACtgctctgtacaacttttcacaTGCTCCAATTCCTCTGTGTACTTTTTCTCATTCTCAGACAATAATTGTAGAATTTTCTGATTTATCTGGATATGTCCATCATATAGCTTCACACCAATCTGGCCATCTGACTCTCTGGATACTACTACTGCCTTCAATAGTTTACCCATGAAATTCTCCTCAAACCATTTATTGACTTCTActggaatttctctctctctaagatcTGACAGATAACATTTAATGGCTTGCATGGGTGTCAATAGTAAATCTGTGGCATGACCTGGAATAGGCATCAGTTTGTCTCTCACTACCATCTGTTTATTCCCAAAGTCCACAAAATAGGCCAGTACATAGGATGATGATCCCATGGAAGATGCCAAAGCTCTGTAAAAAGGACCATCTTCAAAATATTTCGCTATGCATAATCGTATTTTTTTCGGGTCATATTCTGAACTGTTTGGTAGGTTACTAATCTCTGCAATCTTCTTCACCAATTTGTCTATAATTTCAGTGTTACGATTAAGCTGGCAATAAAATTTTGCAGGGCTGTATATATGCGTTATATATACTTCCTCTTCACTTCCTACTTTTATATTAAAAGATGAGTAGCAAAAACTATACAGAAAAACTGATGGTTTAAGTGCTTTTGTGAATCcaaaaaattgggactggccaTGGCCATGCTCTATGAGAAACTGCTGTGCACCAATAAATGGAGTCTGTAAATCAACTAAATTATACAAGCAGTTAGGCCTTATAAGAATTAGAGCATAAATGACGCAAGTCAATAGCCCACTGGAAGCAGAAATGAAGTCTCCAAAATCCTTACACGCCTCTTTAGTCCAAATGAATGGGTAAAATAGTGAGGGTTCATTTATGTTCTTAAGACTACATGTAAAAGCTTGACTTTCCAAAGTTAAAAAATCTGGAAGAATAGCTTGAATATCCTTAAGTAAAACTCTTTCCTGATTACCATAGTCTACAAATATCACATCAACTTCATTTCTGGATACTTGTTTCAGAAAAGCTGCTCTGTACCACTTTCCATCCTTGGAGTGTTTTGCAACACAGGCAATCTggccagttttatagggattgcTATGCACTTCATAATAATTCTGAATTTGCTCCATTAAATTCATTAGTTCTGATAATTTGCTTTGCAACTGACAAAAAAAATGGGATGGAGAAATAATATGAGAACATATGACATCAAGAACTGCTCCTGGTTTGAACATTAACTCTTTATAAGAGCCCATACGGTCACTTCTCCCAGATATTATATAATGCTTTCTGGAAAGAGTACTTTCCCAATTTGGAAAAGATTCAAGTGATTCTCTTGCCACAGAAAAAGTGTTTAGTAACTGTTTGTTGTTACAGATATTTCTAGTTGCTGATACTTTACTTTTAGGTATAACGTATGTACCTcgtgtatttatatattttttgttattgttttttgaATTTAGGCCTTTAGAATTTTTCACAAAGTTCAAAAGAGAATCCGGTTGCACTTCCCAGTACTCAGCATATCCAGCCTGAACCATATGCATGACAACATCTATTTGTTCCAAGCCATCCATAAATTGTGCATTAACAATGTACTTGCCATTTTGCTTTGCAATGACATAAAGCAAGAGTTGTTTGTCAAATACAacctttttaaagaaatctgtttCTTTTTTAACCCATACATCCTCAATGGGAAATGCATGAGCAAGTGCACAATGCATGGCAAGTGCTGGTAATTTACAAAACTCTGGAAGCAAAGTTTTCACATCATGAATGGGTACAGTATCTGTATTTCCAAAATCCAAAAAATAAACGTTAATGTTTACACCTTCCACTTCAGTGATAAGTCCTCGATAGTACTCCATGTCTTTGCTATACCGGGCACAGCAGAATAACCCAGGCTTTGGGTTTTCAACAATCTTATCATAAACTCCATAGCTATTATACACATCTGCAATATTTTTCATCAAGGTTTGAAACTCATTGTTGTAGTCATTAGTTTGAATCCAGAAGTTTGATGGATTCAACACATATTCGACAAAAGCAACATGAACAGAATCTATTTTCATTTCTACTGTTTTGCAATAGATTGATAAAGAAGGGTCCTTTTCAATTAAGCAGTTTCCCATTTGTTCTGTGTTTCCAATCAAACTCTCAACTGAAACACAGATCTCTTCATAAGCTTTGATATCTCCAAGTATATTAGTGACATCTGTACTAGAAACTAGGGAACATGCTTGAATTACCTCATTCACCTGTTGTGGATATTTAGCATTAACTTCAGATTCTTGACTATATAATGTAACATAATACAAACATTCATTGGCATTGAACAAATCAATGCTGGCATACACAGCAGTCTGTCCTAACAAGGCCTGTTTAAATTCTTTTAGTTGAGAATTTCTTTTTACAGCTTCACTCTGATCACTGAAACATGACAGTGCACACTGAAATGAAATCATTGGTAAGGAAGTGAATTCTGGTTGAAGTCTCAGAACATGATTGGAAGGCACAGCTTCACTGGTGCCAAAATCCATGAACCAGACCTTTACTTGGtcatcagagaggagctgctgTATCACTCCCCGGTGCCACTGTCCTTTTTGTCTTTTTGCAGCACAGAGAGCTCCAAAACTATCACAAGATGGAACATTTTCCCTACTGACAGCTTCATAATGCAAAGTCATTGTTGTGGTCAAGTCTTCTAGCCCTTTCTGCCATTTTAGCATCTGACAATAAAATTTGCTTGGACTGATTGCAAGAGTTATTTTTACCTTCTCTACACTGCCAACAGATAAAGAAGGCAGGAATCTATCCAGAATTGGCTGAAATGCTGGTAGATTTTCAGCATTGCTGAAAGAGGATGACTCTGGCCTTGTGTACTTCTGTTGCAGCAAATCTGGCATGTGTTTGCAAAGGAGCTCTTGAGGTAATTCCTTTAACATTTCTACAATAAGACGAAACGAATATCCATCAACAAGTTTTCCTAATTGCAGTTCAAGAACATCGCTAGTGACTTTCGGTACTTCCAGGAGAAACAATTGGTATGGTAAAATGGCTTGCACGTGACCTTTAATCTGTAATCCTATtagagaagaaaaataatttagaGCTTTTGGACCCCATTTTTCCCCAACTGGAAGTATGTTTGCAAAAACACCACACACCACCTTTGGAGGCAGCTGGAACC from Mauremys mutica isolate MM-2020 ecotype Southern chromosome 3, ASM2049712v1, whole genome shotgun sequence harbors:
- the TDRD15 gene encoding LOW QUALITY PROTEIN: tudor domain-containing protein 15 (The sequence of the model RefSeq protein was modified relative to this genomic sequence to represent the inferred CDS: inserted 2 bases in 1 codon; substituted 2 bases at 2 genomic stop codons), with amino-acid sequence MDSLSPPPKFLDMDLKVTHVECHPKEVLVTFQGKYNTEYDFDYHILQKEIQHVSKVKDGIGIGEFCLVEDINREWHRGRVLEKRGEICDVFLIDIGKVLIVNEINVSSACGEWFQLPPKVVCGVFANILPVGEKWGPKALNYFSSLIGLQIKGHVQAILPYQLFLLEVPKVTSDVLELQLGKLVDGYSFRLIVEMLKELPQELLCKHMPDLLQQKYTRPESSSFSNAENLPAFQPILDRFLPSLSVGSVEKVKITLAISPSKFYCQMLKWQKGLEDLTTTMTLHYEAVSRENVPSCDSFGALCAAKRQKGQWHRGVIQQLLSDDQVKVWFMDFGTSEAVPSNHVLRLQPEFTSLPMISFQCALSCFSDQSEAVKRNSQLKEFKQALLGQTAVYASIDLFNANECLYYVTLYSQESEVNAKYPQQVNEVIQACSLVSSTDVTNILGDIKAYEEICVSVESLIGNTEQMGNCLIEKDPSLSIYCKTVEMKIDSVHVAFVEYVLNPSNFWIQTNDYNNEFQTLMKNIADVYNSYGVYDKIYYRGLITEVEGVNINVYFLDFGNTDTVPIHDVKTLLPEFCKLPALAMHCALAHAFPIEDVWVKKETDFFKKVVFDKQLLLYVIAKQNGKYIVNAQFMDGLEQIDVVMHMVQAGYAEYWEVQPDSLLNFVKNSKGLNSKNNNKKYINTRGTYVIPKSKVSATRNICNNKQLLNTFSVARESLESFPNWESTLSRKHYIISGRSDRMGSYKELMFKPGAVLDVICSHIISPSHFFCQLQSKLSELMNLMEQIQNYYEVHSNPYKTGQIACVAKHSKDGKWYRAAFLKQVSRNEVDVIFVDYGNQERVLLKDIQAILPDFLTLESQAFTCSLKNINEPSLFYPFIWTKEACKDFGDFISASSGLLTCVIYALILIRPNCLYNLVDLQTPFIGAQQFLIEHGHGQSQFFGFTKALKPSVFLYSFCYSSFNIKVGSEEEVYITHIYSPAKFYCQLNRNTEIIDKLVKKIAEISNLPNSSEYDPKKIRLCIAKYFEDGPFYRALASSMGSSSYVLAYFVDFGNKQMVVRDKLMPIPGHATDLLLTPMQAIKCYLSDLREREIPVEVNKWFEENFMGKLLKAVVVSRESDGQIGVKLYDGHIQINQKILQLLSENEKKYTEELEHVKSCTEQSAENSREVHKVKPDEGNETKDKNIERIALKTEIKPEVHDISFQTGVQEAFEDKEQTVLVPQKLCSMPFTLPTFHGNKEPVCKNVMNISLEHKEKNADGIFTPESLLCPVFNLQEIPVNIMTEFCTNKLNYTGQQEGRVSRPKYINLPPRNIELNSQLAGYISNINSPSSFYIQLAEDENVIIQLAEELNEGKINVDHENYLNELVAGDLVLAEYVIDCFLYRAVIKTVRSGKSYEVEFIDYGNTAVVSPSKIYKIQGKFVTLPRFSIHCFLSRVKSTHPDRSWSSNDMFYFSRKVNNKQITCVFLQQYEQQWEVDIICDGKSVVNELMQRHDSSGLQNTPMLNMETNTEQDIPVTNAELRKNSRVHNKYEAVETRNNSEILSKIPNQELNPGQLEMAEIIHISKCRNFHVKLMRNRQTFSDLNVMVAKEAKRNRLIAVENIQEGLECLTKSKNTLKWYRSKVMKLISEEKMLVFFMDRGRCEMVSLRNTKMLSNEIKCIPKQAILCKWIWIQNSGKMSCDYVINKIAYREIKLLFLRYLESSCIWEVDILVDGILLLEYLNQISGQGKINKPNCTESANNEASKTSVLSFRINSVTWALLQSGNQYPGFATTVTDPSNFCIQLEDLFDTMKTLFMLLSDLPGNLPTLPQDLVTPGASCLIKFGMETQWNRVEVSEISTQSVVLMFIDYGFPAYIPYSDIDKLKVVPEELICLPRLSYSCFLSGVIPAKGKHWSDEAKLVFQEFLCKQGLIFQFKQYGSGMKLEVDVLCEQSNLADTLVAGGHAIYCKSTCCLLGHDNTKPIEPCSQLQSAAQQSRFLXISEAKHSRTERSFLVRKKENAQQQTPDLQHRNARGTVSRSNSTTKAHSRKCPWKKPSSYSNGKNTANDXLKCDTNLFMQFSDDKKCNXISTESLTENLPPEAMNETCDSADMNTRMREMKISKEVASKEYMNNTEGLDNVLPPGENKGYESFSLHQLEFNFSCCHW